The nucleotide sequence CCACCGTTCTTTCGTCTCTGTTGGCGATGCCCGCCGTGTTCGCCTCGTCTGTGGTGCCCGCTGTGCCTGCCGTGGTTACCGCTTTTCCGTCGGCCCCGGTGGCGCCCCGGGTGTAGCGCGGGTGGATCAGCCCGACGCAGGTGTACGGAAGCCCGTCGATCTCCTCGACCGGCACGCCGCGCTGCTCGGCGAGCAGCCGCACATGGTCCAGGTCGGCGCCCGCGCCGCGCTGGGCGAGGATCTTCCACGGGACGCGGCGCAGCAGCACCCGGGTGGTCTCGCCGACGCCCGGCTTGACGAGGTTGACGTCGTGGATGCCGTACTCCTGGCTGATCCGCTCGACCGCGGCCCACCCCTCCCAGGTGGGGCTGCGGTCGGTGGCCGCGAGCTGCCTGGCGTCGGCCATGGCGGCCTCGGCGACCTCCGCGAAGCGGCCCGAGACGGTGTCGAGGAAGTATCCGGAGACATCGGAGCCGGCGAGTTCGCGGTAGTACTTCGCGCCGTGGAAGTCGTTCGGGCCGACCAGGTCGGCGCGGAGCACGGTGCGCGATATCAGCCCGGAGACGGTCGAGTTGAGGCACGCGGAGGGGACGAGGAAGTCGTCCCGGGTGCCGTAGGTGTCCACACAGCGGCCGGGATCGGCGAGGACCGCGATCCGCGGATCGAAGTCCGGGTACGGGGCGAGGGCGTCCGACAGCTCGCGGGTGATGGCGCCCTTACCGGTCCAGCCGTCGACGAAGACGACGTCGGAGGGGTCGTGGTGGTCCGCCAGCCAGCGCAGCGCGGCGGTGTCGATACCGCGGCCGCGCACGATGGAGACCGCGTAGTGCGGGAGGTCGAGCCCATGGGCGTGGTACGCCCAGCGGCGCATCAGCACCCCGACGGGGGTGCCGGCGCGGGCGAGCGAGACGAGGACGGGACGCGGGGAGCGCTCGGCGAGCACGGTCTCGGTGACCGCGCCGACGGCGCGGGCGATCCGGGCGGCGGAGGCGTCGAGGGCGGCCCGGAAAAGGTCCTGGTAGCGCTCGTTCGGCTGGTACTCCACGGGCAGCGACTCGGCGTAGTGCGCGCCCCCGCTCTGGATCGCCTCCTCCCGCTCCTCGGTGGGCGCCTCAAGGGTGACGTGGGAGAAGTCCTGGAGCAGCCAGCCGACCTCTTCGGGCGCGTAGGACGAGAAGTCCGGTCCGCGCAGGGGCTCGTACGACGGTTGGTGCATGGGCGGAGCCTGTCGTTCGGGGACGGTGCGGGGGGTGGGTGGGTTCTGGGGGCGATACGACGGCACGACGGCCAGGACCAGCCGGTCCGTGTGCGTGCTCAGCGCGGCGAGCAGCCCGCCGGGGGCGTGCAGTGCGGGCGTGTCGGCGGTCGAGTCGATAACGGCGACGACGGCGTCGAAGCGGCGGTCCGGATCGGCACCGGGCGCCACGTTGTAGGCGTAGCGCGGCCCGGGGCCGTCGGCGGGCTCGTCGTGCGCGGGGAAGGTCAGCCGGGTCCGGATGGCGTATCCGGGGTCGTCGACGGCGAGCACGGGTGAGCGCGTGGTCGTCGAATACCGCACCTCGACGCCGTCGAGGACGTCGTCGAGCGCCTTCGCGATACGCAGCGGCGCGTACATCAGCTCCTCGAACCCGAGGACCAGAACGCGGCGGGAGGAGGGGCGGGGCGGCCGGGGCCGATCGGTGGCACCAGCGCCACCGCCGCCCGAGGCGGGCGGGGCGGCCGGGACGCCCGGGGCGGCCGGGGCTGGCGCGGTCCGGCGCGGGGCCGCGGCGGGGTTGTCGGCGGGCACGGCGGGGTCGTCGGCGGGCACGGCGGGGTCGTCGGCGGGCGCCGCGGGGTCGTCGGCGGGCACGGCGGGGTCGTCGGCGGGCGCGTCCGGCGCGGTGTGGCCTCCGGGGGACGCGGGGGCGCCGCCGCCCGACGGGGCCGGGTGGTCAGGTGCGGCGTATCCCCCGGGAGCCGCGAGGGTGCCGTCGGCGGGCGGGGTCGAGTGGTCCCCGGCGGGCGGGATCGGGTCGTCCGGCGCCTTCGGCAGCGCGTTCGCGAGGTTCGGCGCTTCCGCCAGCGCGTTCGCCAGGCGGGTGGCCATGGTGGGGAGGGCCGCTTCCAGGCGGACGCGGTGGGCGGGGGTGAAGCCGTGGCGACCGCCGTCCGGGAGCGCTTCGGGCCAGCCGAGGTCTACGCGGACGACGGCCGGACCCGCGCCGGGGGCGGCGCCTGCCGAGGGCACCGTGGAGGCGGCACCTGCCGGGGATGCTGTGGAGGCGGCACCTGCCGGGGATGCTGTGGAGGCGGGCGCGGCCTCGTGGTCCGGGGCTGCCTCCTCGTGTGCGGCCACCAGCTTCGCTCCGCGCTCCAGGACGTCGTCCGGGAGGTGCACCGCTCCGGCCGCGGCGGCGACCAGGTCGACGCGGGCGCCGAGGTCTGCCGCGAAGGCGTCCAGGCGGGCGCGGTCCTCGGGCGAGCGCATGTCCACCAGCGCCACCACCACGTAGTGGTCGCGGGGGAAGCGGCGATGGAGAGCGGCGATGGTGTTCAGGACCGTACGGCCCGTGGAGAACTCGTCGTCCACGAGGACCAGGGGGCCCGTCGAGGCCAAGAGCCCGGGGTCCTCGGGGAGCAGCAGATGGGAGGTGGCGTGGCTGTGCTCCTCCTCGAAGCCGCCCACCGTGGCGACGCCCGGGACCGGGCGGCGGGTGGAGTGGAGGTACGGGGCGAGGGCCAGCCCGTCGGCGACGCTGTGGCCGAGGCCGGTGGCGGTCTCCGCGTACCCGAGCACCACCGCGCGCGCCGCCGCCTCGTCGCCCAGCAGCTCCCGCACCCGGCGGCCGAGCCGCACGCCCGCGTCGTGGACGATGGCGGGGCGCTGCGGGACATGCTTGCCGAGCACGTTGGAGACCAGCAGATGCGCCCGCTTGGGATTGCGCCGCAGGGCGAGCCCCAGCAGCTCACGCAGCTCGGCGCCGCCGTCGCCGCCCCGGCCGCTGACGCCGTCGCCGCCCCGGCCGCCGTCGCCCCGGCCGCTGACGCCGTCGCCGCCCCGGCCGCTGAAGCCGCCCACGCCGCTGACACACTCGCCGCCCTGACCGCGGACGCCGCCCACGCTGCTGACGCCCTTGCCGCCCTGACCGCCAGCACCGTTCCGGCCGCTAACGCCGTCGCCGCCCTGACCGCCATCGCCCCGGCCGCTGACGCCGCCCCCGCCGCTGACGCCCTTGCCACCCTGACCGCTGGCGCCCTCGCCGTCCCGACCGCCGCTGGCGCCCTCGCCGTCCCGACCGTTGCCGCCCCCGCCGCTGACGCACTCGCCGCCCCGACCGTCGCCGTTCCCCCCGCTGACGCCCTCGCCGCCCCGCGCGTCGTCGCCGCCCCGGCCGCCGCCGTCGCGGAGCGCCTCGCCCTCGCGGAGCGCCTCGCCGTCCCGGCGCACCTCGCCGTCCCGGGACTCCTCGTCGTCCCGGCGCACCTCGCTCCCCCGGGACCCCTCACCGTCCCGGCGCACCTCGGCGCCCCAGCCGCCGTCCAGCCGTACTCCCAGCCGGTCCGCGACCCACTGTCCCGACCACACGTTGCCCACGCTCACGCCGCCCTGCGCCTCGTTTCCATCGTCGCTCGTCCGGGGTCCGTCCCGGGCCCGGTTCGCTCTACGTCCGCAAGCTTGCCGCCAGCAGTTCCACGAAGCTCACATCCTCCCGGGCCACCCCGAAGACCTCCGCGCGCCGCAGGGTCCGCTCGGCCCATGCCCGGTGCGGCTTCACCTCGTTCATTTTGTTGGTGTACGAGGAACGCACCACACCGCCCCCGCAGCGCTGGGGCTCCAGGATGTCCACCGCGTCGCTGAACTCCTCGTGGCTGACGACGGACAGCGCGTGCACGGGGGCCACATGGGTGGGGTGGATGCAGGTCTTGCCCTGCAGACCGTTGGCCCGGTCCAGTTCGATCTCGCGCAGCAGCCCGTCCATGTGGTGCTCGATCAGCGCGGTGCGCAGGGATTCGGCGCGACCGCTGCTGAAGGGGCTGATCCGCAGTTGCGGTTTGAACATCCGCTCATGGGGTTTGAAGTACTCCCACACCGGTCCGGTGATCGTGAAGCCCGTGCCGTCGGCCCGGCCCAGCATGTTCACCACGTCCGCGATCACGGACGCGATGAGCTGGACGTCGTACGCGGTCATGTCCGGCGCCCTGCGCAGCCCGTACGCCGAGCACAGATCGGTGACCCCGAGGCGCAGCGCCAGCACCCGCTCGCGGTACTTGTCGACAATCCGGCTGATGCCGCTCAGGGTGTCGGTGCGCGTCTCGCGGTGCATCAGCTCAGGCGATTCGAGGACCGGCATCGCGAAGAGCCGCCGTCCGCCCAACGCCTCGGTCACCTGGGCGTTTTCGGCCGACATCAGCGCCTCGAGGAAGGCCCCGCCGCGCTCCTCGGTGAATTTCGGCAGTACGAATCCGGACAGCAGCCGCACACCCGCTCCGAACCGGGTGAGAAGACCGACGATCTGCTCGGGGGTGCGGACCCGGATGAAGAGCAGCGGCAGCGGGGTGCCGGGGCCGAGCCCGGACAGCTCCGCGAACTGCCGTATGAGGTTCTCCTCCGCCCCCGGCACCTCGGCGTCGTCGATGGAGTCCTCCAGGCACAGCACCATGGACACCACGCCGCGACCTGCCTGTTTGACGATGTCCTCGGCGAGCTTGGGCCGGGTCGCCGGGCAGTACAGGGTCGCGCCGAGCGCGACGGCCAGCGTCCGGGCGGGCGAGTCCACGCTGAATTCACCGGGCTCCTGATGAAAGACGTTCGCCCGCACCTCATCCGTCAGATGTCCGAAATGCCGCATCTAACTCCCCGTACTGCCGGTACGCCGCCTCGGCCACGCTGACCCGCGGTTGGCCGATAATCGTACGTGCGGCCCTGGGTCAAAAGTTCCCCAAGGGCGTGAAAATCACGTAACCCATGTGCGTCCGCATGGTGTCCGGCATACCCGCCCTGCCGCCCCGTACCACCTCCCCGCCGCCACCCGCCCCGCACCCTGCGTTGTCCCAGGACCCACTGGGAAGGCAGGATTGCCGCCATGACGCAGGCGATGCTGAAGGGATCGAACATCCCGCTGGAGGCCACGGCCATACGCGCGGTGTTGCGCTGGACCCCCGGCACGGACGTACCCGACGTGGACGCCTCGGCGCTGCTGCTGGACGCGGACGACCGGGT is from Streptomyces hygroscopicus and encodes:
- a CDS encoding ATP/GTP-binding protein, which gives rise to MRHFGHLTDEVRANVFHQEPGEFSVDSPARTLAVALGATLYCPATRPKLAEDIVKQAGRGVVSMVLCLEDSIDDAEVPGAEENLIRQFAELSGLGPGTPLPLLFIRVRTPEQIVGLLTRFGAGVRLLSGFVLPKFTEERGGAFLEALMSAENAQVTEALGGRRLFAMPVLESPELMHRETRTDTLSGISRIVDKYRERVLALRLGVTDLCSAYGLRRAPDMTAYDVQLIASVIADVVNMLGRADGTGFTITGPVWEYFKPHERMFKPQLRISPFSSGRAESLRTALIEHHMDGLLREIELDRANGLQGKTCIHPTHVAPVHALSVVSHEEFSDAVDILEPQRCGGGVVRSSYTNKMNEVKPHRAWAERTLRRAEVFGVAREDVSFVELLAASLRT